A genomic segment from Bubalus bubalis isolate 160015118507 breed Murrah chromosome 5, NDDB_SH_1, whole genome shotgun sequence encodes:
- the LBHD1 gene encoding LBH domain-containing protein 1 isoform X1, giving the protein MALVPGSSEDGPWPRDSPGSSQHAESPRLTNRLWKERGEIDRVEGHQDVQVSTFPPCVLLLVHPPLRPGSPAVPIQVMCPQTRLPSIVVEASEVSEESGELRWPHEELLLLTDDEEEEVEVFFQDQSEEPGWTWSSLDPKSPLRTFNPELSWGQERVDQDASWIPEDTDCQEAPNPCPLWDPPSSSHVCKSCFVEYSHFLPPRSCEGKYHFLPQTFYLGF; this is encoded by the exons ATGGCCCTTGTGCCGGGGAGCAGTGAGGATGGGCCTTGGCCTAGAGATAGCCCAGGCTCTTCCCAGCATGCAGAAAGTCCTAGACTGACCAACCGGCTttggaaggagagaggggaaatTGACAGGGTTGAAGGTCACCAGGATGTTCAGGTTAGTACTTTCCCACCTTGTGTCCTGCTGTTGGTTCACCCTCCACTTCGGCCTGGTTCCCCTGCTGTGCCCATCCAGGTTATGTGTCCGCAGACACGCCTCCCCTCCATTGTGGTGGAAGCCTCTGAGGTGAGTGAAGAGAGTGGGGAGCTCCGGTGGCCACacgaggagctgctgctgctgactgACGATGAGGAAGAGGAGGTCGAGGTGTTCTTCCAGGACCAAAGTGAAGAACCAG GCTGGACTTGGAGCTCCCTGGACCCTAAGTCTCCCTTAAGAACCTTTAACCCAGAACTCAGCTGGGGGCAGGAACGGGTAGATCAAGATGCTTCCTGGATCCCAGAGGACACAGACTGTCAGGAAGCCCCCAATCCCTGTCCTCTCTGGGACCCACCATCAAGCTCCCATGTCTGCAAAAGCTGCTTTGTGGAATATTCCCATTTCCTGCCTCCCAGGAGCTGTGAGGGTAAGTATCACTTTCTCCCTCAAACATTTTACCTAGGTTTTTGA
- the C5H11orf98 gene encoding uncharacterized protein C11orf98 homolog, translating to MGAPSGKINRPRTELKKKLFKRRRVLNRERRLKHRVVGAVIDEGLITRHHLKKRASSARANITLSGKKRRKLLQQIRLAQKEKAAMEVEAPPKPTRTSDPQPRSKKKTKAPQDVDMEDLEDTS from the exons ATGGGCGCACCGAGTGGAAAGATCAACCGGCCGCGAACG GAGCTGAAGAAGAAGCTGTTCAAGCGACGACGAGTGTTGAACCGGGAGCGGCGACTGAAGCATCGGGTGGTTGGAGCTGTGATAGACGAAGGACTGATCACGCGGCACCACCTCAAGAAGCGGGC GTCCAGTGCACGTGCCAACATTACTCTGTCTGGGAAGAAGCGCAGAAAACTCCTCCAGCAGATCCGACTTgcccagaaagagaaagcagccaTGGAAG tggAAGCCCCTCCCAAGCCAACCAGGACTAGTGACCCACAGCCCAGatcaaaaaagaagacaaaagccCCCCAGGATGTAGATATGGAGGACCTTGAAGATACGAGCTAA
- the CSKMT gene encoding citrate synthase-lysine N-methyltransferase CSKMT, mitochondrial isoform X2 produces the protein MAALRRTLHLASLAAGTRRTVAGSLAGSCLADRSLWDKLHAQQRQGSVRTFDWFFGYEEAQGLLLPLLEKSWAASPPRVLDVGCGTSSLCTGLYTKCPHPVDLLGVDFSPVAVAHMNSLLEGGQGQTPLCPGHPESSLHFMQADGQNLQPVASSGSFQLVLDKGTWDAVARGGLPGAYQLLAECLRVLSPQGTLIQFSDEDPDVRLPCLEKGSQGWTVTVQELGPFRGITYFAYMVQGSD, from the exons ATGGCTGCTTTGCGCCGAACCCTCCATCTGGCGAGCCTGGCGGCGGGGACGCGCCGCACCGTGGCGG GTTCCCTGGCTGGTAGCTGCCTGGCGGACCGCTCCCTCTGGGATAAGCTCCACGCCCAACAGCGTCAGGGCAGCGTCCGCACCTTCGACTGGTTCTTTGGATACGAAGAAGCCCAGGGGCTCCTGCTGCCGCTGTTGGAGAAGTCATGGGCTGCCTCTCCACCCCGGGTGTTGGACGTGGGCTGTGGGACCTCCAGCTTGTGTACAGGCCTCTATACCAAATGCCCGCACCCCGTGGACCTGTTGGGGGTGGACTTCTCTCCCGTAGCTGTGGCCCACATGAACAGTCTACTGGAAGGTGGCCAAGGCCAAACACCCCTGTGCCCTGGACACCCTGAGTCAAGCCTCCATTTCATGCAGGCTGATGGCCAGAATCTGCAGCCAGTGGCTTCCTCGGGCTCCTTTCAGCTAGTACTGGACAAGGGCACCTGGGATGCTGTTGCCCGGGGTGGTCTGCCTGGGGCTTACCAGCTCCTGGCAGAATGTCTGAGGGTCCTAAGCCCCCAGGGGACCCTGATTCAGTTCTCAGATGAGGATCCTGATGTGCGGCTCCCCTGCCTAGAGAAAGGGTCCCAGGGCTGGACTGTGACTGTACAGGAGCTGGGCCCTTTCAGGGGCATCACCTACTTTGCTTACATGGTTCAAGGCTCTGACTAA
- the LBHD1 gene encoding LBH domain-containing protein 1 isoform X3 translates to MALVPGSSEDGPWPRDSPGSSQHAESPRLTNRLWKERGEIDRVEGHQDVQTRLPSIVVEASEVSEESGELRWPHEELLLLTDDEEEEVEVFFQDQSEEPGWTWSSLDPKSPLRTFNPELSWGQERVDQDASWIPEDTDCQEAPNPCPLWDPPSSSHVCKSCFVEYSHFLPPRSCEGKYHFLPQTFYLGF, encoded by the exons ATGGCCCTTGTGCCGGGGAGCAGTGAGGATGGGCCTTGGCCTAGAGATAGCCCAGGCTCTTCCCAGCATGCAGAAAGTCCTAGACTGACCAACCGGCTttggaaggagagaggggaaatTGACAGGGTTGAAGGTCACCAGGATGTTCAG ACACGCCTCCCCTCCATTGTGGTGGAAGCCTCTGAGGTGAGTGAAGAGAGTGGGGAGCTCCGGTGGCCACacgaggagctgctgctgctgactgACGATGAGGAAGAGGAGGTCGAGGTGTTCTTCCAGGACCAAAGTGAAGAACCAG GCTGGACTTGGAGCTCCCTGGACCCTAAGTCTCCCTTAAGAACCTTTAACCCAGAACTCAGCTGGGGGCAGGAACGGGTAGATCAAGATGCTTCCTGGATCCCAGAGGACACAGACTGTCAGGAAGCCCCCAATCCCTGTCCTCTCTGGGACCCACCATCAAGCTCCCATGTCTGCAAAAGCTGCTTTGTGGAATATTCCCATTTCCTGCCTCCCAGGAGCTGTGAGGGTAAGTATCACTTTCTCCCTCAAACATTTTACCTAGGTTTTTGA
- the LBHD1 gene encoding LBH domain-containing protein 1 isoform X2, which produces MALVPGSSEDGPWPRDSPGSSQHAESPRLTNRLWKERGEIDRVEGHQDVQVMCPQTRLPSIVVEASEVSEESGELRWPHEELLLLTDDEEEEVEVFFQDQSEEPGWTWSSLDPKSPLRTFNPELSWGQERVDQDASWIPEDTDCQEAPNPCPLWDPPSSSHVCKSCFVEYSHFLPPRSCEGKYHFLPQTFYLGF; this is translated from the exons ATGGCCCTTGTGCCGGGGAGCAGTGAGGATGGGCCTTGGCCTAGAGATAGCCCAGGCTCTTCCCAGCATGCAGAAAGTCCTAGACTGACCAACCGGCTttggaaggagagaggggaaatTGACAGGGTTGAAGGTCACCAGGATGTTCAG GTTATGTGTCCGCAGACACGCCTCCCCTCCATTGTGGTGGAAGCCTCTGAGGTGAGTGAAGAGAGTGGGGAGCTCCGGTGGCCACacgaggagctgctgctgctgactgACGATGAGGAAGAGGAGGTCGAGGTGTTCTTCCAGGACCAAAGTGAAGAACCAG GCTGGACTTGGAGCTCCCTGGACCCTAAGTCTCCCTTAAGAACCTTTAACCCAGAACTCAGCTGGGGGCAGGAACGGGTAGATCAAGATGCTTCCTGGATCCCAGAGGACACAGACTGTCAGGAAGCCCCCAATCCCTGTCCTCTCTGGGACCCACCATCAAGCTCCCATGTCTGCAAAAGCTGCTTTGTGGAATATTCCCATTTCCTGCCTCCCAGGAGCTGTGAGGGTAAGTATCACTTTCTCCCTCAAACATTTTACCTAGGTTTTTGA
- the CSKMT gene encoding citrate synthase-lysine N-methyltransferase CSKMT, mitochondrial isoform X1 encodes MVSAWHLVCGATPRAGAAISPLPLPAANNKGHSYCTKFVSAFFFSEAVGLGKLYASFHTADFANLHLDLRPQPEYGRHFHASFSGRPCRHLRMAALRRTLHLASLAAGTRRTVAGSLAGSCLADRSLWDKLHAQQRQGSVRTFDWFFGYEEAQGLLLPLLEKSWAASPPRVLDVGCGTSSLCTGLYTKCPHPVDLLGVDFSPVAVAHMNSLLEGGQGQTPLCPGHPESSLHFMQADGQNLQPVASSGSFQLVLDKGTWDAVARGGLPGAYQLLAECLRVLSPQGTLIQFSDEDPDVRLPCLEKGSQGWTVTVQELGPFRGITYFAYMVQGSD; translated from the exons ATGGTGTCTGCTTGGCACTTG GTCTGTGGAGCCACCCCAAGAGCCGGAGCTGCCATATCCCCTCTTCCACTTCCCGCTGCAAACAATAAAGGTCATTCGTACTGTACTAAGTTTGTGTCCGCGTTCTTTTTTTCCGAAGCTGTAGGGTTAGGAAAGCTTTACGCGTCATTCCACACAGCGGATTTTGCAAATCTTCACTTGGATCTCAGGCCCCAGCCGGAGTACGGGCGACATTTTCACGCAAGTTTCTCTGGGCGACCTTGCCGGCACCTCCGGATGGCTGCTTTGCGCCGAACCCTCCATCTGGCGAGCCTGGCGGCGGGGACGCGCCGCACCGTGGCGG GTTCCCTGGCTGGTAGCTGCCTGGCGGACCGCTCCCTCTGGGATAAGCTCCACGCCCAACAGCGTCAGGGCAGCGTCCGCACCTTCGACTGGTTCTTTGGATACGAAGAAGCCCAGGGGCTCCTGCTGCCGCTGTTGGAGAAGTCATGGGCTGCCTCTCCACCCCGGGTGTTGGACGTGGGCTGTGGGACCTCCAGCTTGTGTACAGGCCTCTATACCAAATGCCCGCACCCCGTGGACCTGTTGGGGGTGGACTTCTCTCCCGTAGCTGTGGCCCACATGAACAGTCTACTGGAAGGTGGCCAAGGCCAAACACCCCTGTGCCCTGGACACCCTGAGTCAAGCCTCCATTTCATGCAGGCTGATGGCCAGAATCTGCAGCCAGTGGCTTCCTCGGGCTCCTTTCAGCTAGTACTGGACAAGGGCACCTGGGATGCTGTTGCCCGGGGTGGTCTGCCTGGGGCTTACCAGCTCCTGGCAGAATGTCTGAGGGTCCTAAGCCCCCAGGGGACCCTGATTCAGTTCTCAGATGAGGATCCTGATGTGCGGCTCCCCTGCCTAGAGAAAGGGTCCCAGGGCTGGACTGTGACTGTACAGGAGCTGGGCCCTTTCAGGGGCATCACCTACTTTGCTTACATGGTTCAAGGCTCTGACTAA
- the INTS5 gene encoding integrator complex subunit 5, whose translation MSALCDPPGAPGPPGPAPVTHGPAPLSAQELSQEIKAFLTGVDPVLGHQLSAREHARCGLLLLRSLPPARAAVLDHLRGVFDESVRAHLAALDENPVAGPPHLRPPPPSHVPAGGPGLEDVVQEVQQVLSEFIRANPKAWAPVISAWSIDLMGQLSSTYSGQHQRVPHATGSLNELLQLWMGCRATRTLMDIYVQCLSALIGSCPDACVDALLDTSVQHSPHFDWVVAHIGSSFPGTIISRVLSCGLKDFCVHGGAGGGAGGSGGGSSQTPSADPFPGSPAIPGEKRVPKIASVVGILGHLASRHGDSIRRELLRMFHDSLAGGTGGRSGDPSLQATVPFLLQLAVMSPALLGTVSGELVDCLKPPAVLSQLQQHLQGFPREELDNMLNLAVHLVSQASGAGAYRLLQFLVDTAMPASVITTQGLAVPDTVREACDRLIQLLLLHLQKLVHHWGPSLGEGLLSSPPPPRPVPFLDALRNHVGELCGETLRLERKRFLWQHQLLGLLSVYTRPSCGPEALGHLLSRARSPEELSLATQLYAGLVVSLSGLLPLAFRSCLARVHAGTLQPPFTARFLRNLALLVGWEQQGGEGPAALGARFGESASAHLSDLAPLLLHPEEEVAEAAASLLAICPFPPEALSPSQLLGLVRAGVHRFFASLRLHGPPGVASASQLLLRLSQTCPAGLKAVLQLLVEGALIRGNTELFGGEVDGDNETLSIVTAPLASASLLDTNRRHTAAVPGPGGIWSVFHAGVIGRGLKPPKFVQSRNQQEVIYNTQSLLSLLVHCCSAPGGTECVGCWGASTLSPEAAKAVAVTLVESVCPDAAGAELAWPPEEHARATVERDLRIGRRFREQPLLFELLKLVAAAPPALCYCSVLLRGLLAALLGHWEASRHPDTTHSPWHLEASCTLVAVMAEGSLLPPALGNMHEVFSQLAPFEVRLLLLSVWGFLREHGPLPQKFIFQSERGRFIRDFSREGGGEGGPHLAVLHSVLHRNIDRLGLFSGRFQAPLPSTLRQGT comes from the exons ATGTCTGCGTTGTGCGACCCTCCCGGGGCCCCAGGGCCTCCCGGTCCTGCCCCGGTCACTCACGGTCCCGCGCCGCTCAG TGCTCAGGAGCTGTCCCAGGAAATTAAGGCTTTTCTGACTGGTGTAGACCCTGTTCTGGGCCACCAGCTCTCTGCTAGGGAGCACGCTCGCTGTGGCCTTCTCCTGCTCCGCTCTTTGCCACCTGCTCGGGCTGCCGTGCTCGACCACTTGCGAGGTGTCTTCGATGAGAGTGTCCGGGCCCACCTGGCTGCCCTGGATGAAAACCCCGTGGCTGGCCCACCTCACCTCCGTCCACCGCCACCTTCCCATGTCCCTGCTGGGGGTCCTGGTCTAGAGGATGTGGTGCAGGAAGTGCAGCAGGTGCTGTCTGAGTTCATCCGGGCCAACCCGAAGGCCTGGGCACCTGTGATTAGTGCATGGTCCATTGACCTCATGGGGCAGCTGAGCAGCACTTACTCAGGCCAGCACCAGCGTGTGCCCCATGCCACTGGGTCTCTCAATGAATTGCTGCAGCTGTGGATGGGCTGTCGGGCCACACGCAcattgatggacatctatgttcaGTGCCTCTCGGCTCTCATTGGCAGTTGCCCAGATGCCTGTGTGGATGCCTTGCTGGATACCTCCGTCCAGCATTCCCCACACTTCGACTGGGTTGTGGCACATATTGGCTCCTCTTTTCCCGGCACCATCATCTCTCGAGTTCTCTCATGTGGCCTTAAGGACTTCTGCGTTCAtggtggggctggaggtggagcTGGTGGCAGTGGTGGAGGCTCCTCTCAAACTCCCTCTGCAGACCCCTTCCCTGGATCTCCTGCCATCCCTGGGGAGAAACGGGTGCCCAAGATTGCCTCAGTTGTAGGCATCCTAGGGCACCTGGCCTCCAGGCATGGAGACAGCATCCGACGGGAGCTCCTCCGAATGTTCCACGATAGTCTGGCAGGGGGCACTGGTGGCCGGAGTGGGGACCCCTCCCTTCAGGCCACAGTTCCCTTCCTCCTGCAGCTAGCAGTCATGTCACCAGCTTTGCTGGGCACAGTCTCTGGAGAACTGGTAGACTGCCTTAAACCCCCAGCCGTGCTGAGTCAGCTGCAGCAACACCTGCAGGGATTTCCCCGAGAGGAGTTGGACAACATGCTGAACCTGGCCGTGCACCTGGTGAGCCAGGCCTCTGGGGCAGGTGCCTACCGCCTGTTGCAGTTCCTGGTGGACACAGCCATGCCTGCCTCTGTCATTACCACCCAGGGCCTGgctgtgccagacactgtacgCGAGGCATGTGACCGGCtgatccagctgctgctgctgcacctGCAAAAACTGGTTCATCACTGGGGACCGTCTCTAGGGGAGGGGTTGTTGAGCTCACCGCCACCCCCTCGCCCCGTGCCCTTTCTAGATGCGCTCAGAAACCACGTTGGAGAGCTGTGTGGAGAGACGTTACGTTTGGAACGGAAACGCTTCCTCTGGCAACACCAGCTCCTCGGCCTGCTCTCCGTCTATACCCGGCCTAGCTGTGGACCTGAGGCCTTGGGCCACCTCCTGAGCCGGGCCCGAAGCCCTGAAGAGTTGAGTCTGGCCACTCAGTTATATGCTGGGCTGGTGGTCAGTCTCTCTGGCCTCCTGCCCCTGGCCTTCCGAAGCTGCCTGGCTAGGGTACACGCAGGAACTTTGCAACCTCCCTTCACGGCCCGGTTCCTGCGCAACTTGGCGCTGCTTGTGGGGTGGGAGCAGCAAGGTGGTGAGGGTCCTGCGGCCCTAGGGGCCCGGTTCGGGGAGTCTGCCTCAGCTCATCTGTCTGACCTGGCTCCTCTCTTGCTCCATCCTGAGGAGGAAGTAGCCGAAGCTGCTGCCTCCCTCCTGGCCATTTGTCCCTTCCCCCCAGAAGCCCTGTCCCCTTCCCAACTCTTGGGACTGGTGAGAGCTGGAGTGCATCGCTTCTTTGCTTCTCTGAGGCTGCACGGCCCCCCAGGTGTGGCTTCCGCCTCCCAGCTTCTTTTGCGCCTCTCCCAGACCTGCCCGGCGGGGCTCAAAGCTGTGCTGCAGCTGCTAGTTGAGGGAGCCTTAATTCGTGGCAACACAGAACTATTTGGAGGGGAAGTGGATGGGGACAATGAGACTCTCTCCATTGTGACAGCTCCTTTGGCGTCTGCCTCCCTGTTGGACACAAACCGGCGGCACACTGCAGCTGTACCAGGTCCTGGAGGGATTTGGTCTGTGTTCCATGCTGGAGTCATCGGTCGTGGCCTTAAACCACCCAAGTTTGTCCAGTCACGCAATCAGCAAGAAGTTATCTACAACACCCAGAGCCTCCTCAGCCTCCTGGTGCACTGCTGCAGTGCCCCTGGGGGTACTGAATGTGTAGGCTGCTGGGGGGCTTCCACCCTGAGCCCAGAGGCAGCCAAAGCAGTGGCAGTGACTTTGGTGGAGAGTGTGTGTCCTGATGCAGCTGGTGCAGAGCTAGCCTGGCCTCCTGAGGAGCATGCCCGGGCCACTGTGGAGCGGGATCTCCGCATTGGCAGGCGCTTCCGGGAACAGCCTCTGCTCTTTGAGCTGCTAAAGTTGGTAGCAGCTGCTCCCCCAGCCCTGTGCTACTGCTCTGTGCTGCTGCGGGGGCTGCTGGCTGCCCTCTTGGGCCACTGGGAAGCCTCTCGCCACCCTGACACAACCCATTCCCCCTGGCACCTGGAGGCATCCTGCACCTTGGTGGCTGTCATGGCTGAGGGAAGCCTCCTGCCACCAGCCCTGGGGAATATGCACGAGGTATTTAGTCAACTGGCACCTTTTGAAGTGCGTCTGCTGCTGCTCAGTGTCTGGGGCTTTCTCCGGGAGCATGGGCCCTTGCCCCAGAAGTTCATCTTCCAGTCGGAGCGTGGTCGCTTCATCCGGGACTTCTCTAGGGAGGGTGGGGGTGAAGGTGGACCCCATCTGGCTGTGCTGCACAGTGTCCTCCACCGCAACATTGACCGCCTGGGCCTCTTCTCTGGCCGTTTCCAGGCACCTTTACCGTCCACTCTCCGGCAGGGCACATAG